From Variimorphobacter saccharofermentans, one genomic window encodes:
- a CDS encoding shikimate kinase, which produces MGIIIMIIMLFGVSYVGKTVIGEKFAKRLRYSFCDLDDEIKKRFQMSLE; this is translated from the coding sequence ATGGGTATAATAATAATGATAATTATGCTTTTTGGTGTATCATATGTAGGAAAGACTGTAATAGGTGAGAAATTTGCTAAAAGGTTAAGATATTCTTTTTGTGATTTGGATGACGAAATAAAGAAAAGATTTCAAATGAGCTTAGAATAA
- a CDS encoding UPF0158 family protein, which produces MMEKVTVNIESIADAMEATMDGWEQYLNMETGEIVSLSDGTWSDRDEEDETLAEEIDTTDKYVRLPNQYEIHEYEIMEEFAYATPNPRNQEKLLHVLRGRKPYRNFKDEINYLGISESYYAWRLIALCKKAKNWCEENEVPYKIRTEGLNI; this is translated from the coding sequence ATGATGGAAAAAGTAACTGTTAATATCGAATCTATTGCAGATGCTATGGAAGCGACAATGGATGGTTGGGAACAATATTTAAATATGGAAACTGGAGAAATCGTATCCTTATCAGATGGAACATGGAGCGATAGGGATGAAGAAGATGAAACTTTAGCTGAAGAAATTGATACAACAGACAAATACGTTCGCCTTCCGAATCAGTATGAGATTCATGAATATGAGATTATGGAGGAGTTTGCATATGCTACTCCAAATCCAAGAAATCAGGAAAAGCTTTTACATGTGCTGCGTGGGCGTAAACCATATCGAAATTTTAAGGATGAAATTAATTATTTGGGAATTTCAGAAAGTTATTATGCTTGGAGACTGATTGCACTTTGTAAAAAAGCAAAGAATTGGTGTGAGGAAAATGAAGTTCCATATAAGATAAGAACAGAAGGGCTGAACATATAA
- a CDS encoding tetratricopeptide repeat protein codes for MKKEDEYDKFEEWEADNNFLDKKDWKGLVVYRRRKAENNPDDQYDQFKLGEAYVLNKEYEKAISFLYALHQKYADDQNIQYSLLDALFAIGKDETAIDWIIRPTVLRLSGDVLNYCYNFLRTKRKPRMVYDLYLELYMEGYLAFDDDQLMDFLHSDNRFTLTGYDAKSYDCFVTVNRKKDVR; via the coding sequence ATGAAAAAGGAAGACGAGTATGACAAATTTGAAGAATGGGAAGCTGACAACAATTTTCTTGATAAGAAGGATTGGAAGGGGCTGGTAGTATACAGACGCAGGAAAGCTGAAAATAACCCTGATGATCAGTACGATCAATTCAAATTAGGAGAGGCTTATGTGCTTAATAAGGAATATGAGAAAGCAATCAGTTTTTTGTATGCATTACATCAAAAATATGCTGATGATCAAAATATACAATACAGCTTGTTAGATGCACTATTTGCTATTGGAAAAGATGAAACCGCAATAGATTGGATTATTAGGCCTACAGTTTTGAGACTCAGCGGTGATGTTTTAAATTATTGTTATAATTTTTTGCGAACAAAAAGAAAACCAAGAATGGTTTATGATCTGTATCTGGAATTATATATGGAGGGCTATCTGGCATTCGATGATGACCAGTTAATGGATTTTTTGCATTCGGACAATAGGTTTACACTTACAGGATACGATGCTAAGAGCTATGATTGCTTTGTTACTGTTAATAGGAAAAAAGATGTTCGGTAA
- a CDS encoding plasmid pRiA4b ORF-3 family protein, which yields MKKQDREFWYTLNVSTVLPVIRNIVKDNSVDKEEKLMSFFEFREETGLHTIEFKIEVGSCVRKIIMGDQFTLEDLHYLIQESVDFDNDHLYYFQIGSGTLRRRYLIPECEDELWQADTVLAELMLYEGMQFEYLFDFGDEWHFQITVVHIVTEHTEECQICMVKGEAPEQYSCGW from the coding sequence TTGAAGAAGCAGGACAGAGAATTTTGGTACACTCTGAATGTGAGTACGGTGCTTCCGGTCATAAGGAATATCGTAAAAGATAATTCCGTTGACAAGGAAGAGAAGTTGATGAGCTTTTTTGAATTTAGAGAGGAAACAGGGCTTCATACAATTGAATTTAAAATAGAAGTTGGTTCCTGTGTCAGGAAAATAATTATGGGTGATCAGTTTACTCTGGAGGATTTGCATTATCTGATACAAGAGAGTGTTGATTTTGACAATGATCATTTATATTATTTTCAAATTGGTTCTGGAACTCTCCGAAGAAGGTACTTAATACCGGAGTGTGAGGATGAATTATGGCAAGCAGACACGGTTTTAGCTGAACTTATGCTGTATGAAGGAATGCAATTCGAATATTTATTTGATTTTGGGGATGAGTGGCATTTTCAAATTACGGTAGTACATATTGTGACCGAACATACAGAGGAATGCCAGATCTGTATGGTTAAAGGCGAAGCTCCGGAACAGTATAGCTGCGGTTGGTAG
- a CDS encoding SWIM zinc finger family protein has translation MNWQQLFMEHILDRGYDYFCNGAIEDLGYKDDVLTATVCGTEAYDVEITLQDDAITDMYCSCPYAENGSNCKHMAAVLFEWENDIKDNERIDNNSVNESQSTENIRVSDSKDKEIDIIVAETDEHTIRKFLTAILRDDEKLYARFKTLISPDISKEDMKRYKRQVDSIVQKYLGREHFIRYHEAGDFISEIAEFLCEDVQMMLDDGCYMEAFELTSYIFVTVGNVDMDDSDGGTGILADSCYVIWNEILEKADEKAKQTMYDWFITHLNGSIIDYMEEYIERILMDGFTENKYLEAKLEFSAQKVMEKRDDSDSWSGSYHASQWALKHILIMKDMGKSWSDIEKYCKENWKYSAIRKYYINEHINQKDYEEAITALKESLQMDSNLPGLVRDYSRELKDVYHICGKEEDYKKQLWQLMIKDDAGNVEIFHELKTQYLEEEWINVREKIFEGLPQYAHVERLYKEEKLYDRLLEYVKGSSGLYALREYTSVLKAEYPAEILQKYSDEVNKMASRTADRKHYKELVSILRTMLSIKSGEEMVNEIAKHWRMAYGNRPAMMDELSRLYHR, from the coding sequence ATGAATTGGCAGCAATTATTTATGGAGCATATACTTGATCGGGGATATGATTACTTTTGCAATGGGGCGATTGAAGATTTGGGGTATAAGGATGACGTACTAACAGCAACAGTATGTGGAACGGAAGCTTATGATGTGGAAATCACTCTCCAAGACGATGCAATTACAGATATGTATTGCTCCTGCCCATATGCGGAAAATGGATCAAATTGCAAACATATGGCAGCGGTGCTGTTTGAATGGGAAAATGATATAAAGGATAACGAGCGGATAGATAATAACTCGGTAAACGAATCACAAAGCACAGAAAACATTCGGGTCAGTGATAGCAAGGATAAAGAGATAGATATTATTGTTGCGGAGACAGATGAACATACGATAAGAAAATTTTTAACTGCAATTTTACGTGATGATGAAAAGCTATATGCGCGTTTTAAGACGCTTATCAGCCCGGATATTTCTAAGGAGGATATGAAAAGGTACAAAAGGCAAGTAGATTCAATCGTTCAAAAGTATCTGGGGAGAGAACATTTTATCAGATATCATGAGGCTGGCGATTTTATTAGTGAGATAGCGGAATTTCTATGTGAAGATGTTCAGATGATGTTGGATGATGGTTGTTATATGGAGGCATTCGAGCTTACGAGCTACATATTTGTTACTGTGGGTAATGTAGACATGGATGACTCGGATGGCGGAACAGGAATTCTGGCAGACTCTTGTTATGTTATTTGGAATGAGATTCTGGAAAAAGCAGATGAAAAAGCGAAGCAGACAATGTATGATTGGTTCATAACTCATCTGAATGGGTCCATTATTGATTATATGGAGGAATATATTGAGCGGATTCTGATGGATGGCTTCACTGAAAATAAGTATCTGGAAGCTAAGCTTGAGTTTTCAGCTCAGAAAGTGATGGAGAAAAGAGACGATTCTGACTCATGGAGTGGAAGTTACCATGCGTCCCAGTGGGCACTAAAGCATATTTTAATCATGAAGGATATGGGTAAGAGTTGGAGTGATATAGAAAAATATTGTAAAGAAAACTGGAAGTATTCTGCCATCAGAAAATATTATATTAATGAACATATTAATCAAAAAGATTATGAAGAGGCGATTACTGCATTAAAGGAAAGCTTACAAATGGATTCTAATCTTCCAGGTCTTGTGCGGGATTATAGCAGAGAACTAAAGGATGTATATCATATTTGCGGTAAAGAAGAAGATTATAAAAAGCAGTTATGGCAGTTGATGATAAAAGATGATGCTGGAAATGTCGAAATATTTCACGAATTAAAAACACAATACCTGGAAGAAGAATGGATTAATGTACGGGAGAAAATATTTGAAGGTCTTCCTCAATATGCGCATGTGGAACGGTTATATAAAGAAGAGAAATTATATGACAGATTGTTGGAGTATGTGAAAGGATCCTCCGGGCTATATGCTCTTAGAGAATATACAAGTGTATTAAAGGCGGAGTATCCGGCTGAAATTCTACAAAAATATTCTGATGAAGTGAACAAGATGGCAAGCCGCACAGCTGACCGAAAGCATTATAAGGAACTGGTTTCAATATTGCGAACGATGCTGTCAATCAAAAGTGGAGAAGAAATGGTGAATGAAATTGCAAAACACTGGAGGATGGCATATGGAAACAGACCTGCCATGATGGATGAACTCAGCAGATTATATCACAGATAG
- the rlmD gene encoding 23S rRNA (uracil(1939)-C(5))-methyltransferase RlmD translates to MKKGQIYEGIVQRVDFPNKGVVEIEGNKVIVKNVVPGQKISFAVNKKRAEKYEGKLLEVLEKSPLETREKVCKHFGNCGGCSYQTMPYEDQLEMKKGQVKRLIDSVCKEYEFEGILASPTEWGYRNKMEFSFGDEYKGGPLALGLHKKGSFHDILTVDDCAIVDKDYNMILNCVLKFASDHGLDYYHKLSHTGYLRHLLVRKAVKTQEILINLITTSQLEEVRESGENYNDKDSIFQPLVEQLRKLPLQGNIVGILHTNNDSQADVVKSDYMEVLYGRDYIYEELLGLKFKISTFSFFQTNSLGAEVLYSKVREYVGETKDRTIFDLYSGTGTIAQLLAPVAKKVTGVEIVEEAVEAARENASLNGLSNCEFIAGDVLKVIDSLKDKPDIIVLDPPRDGIHPKALDKIIDFSVKRIVYISCKPTSLARDLDVFLAKGYEVEKVCAVDMFPGTVHVETVCLLSKKA, encoded by the coding sequence AAAGAGTGGACTTTCCCAATAAGGGAGTTGTAGAAATAGAAGGTAATAAGGTAATCGTTAAAAATGTAGTTCCAGGTCAAAAGATCTCCTTTGCGGTGAATAAGAAACGCGCTGAAAAATATGAGGGGAAATTATTAGAGGTTCTTGAAAAATCTCCGTTAGAAACAAGGGAAAAGGTATGTAAGCATTTTGGAAATTGCGGTGGATGCAGTTATCAAACCATGCCCTATGAAGATCAGCTTGAGATGAAGAAAGGTCAGGTAAAACGGCTGATCGATTCGGTTTGTAAGGAATATGAATTTGAAGGTATATTGGCTAGCCCGACTGAATGGGGATATCGTAATAAGATGGAATTCTCCTTTGGAGATGAATACAAGGGAGGACCATTAGCATTAGGTCTTCACAAGAAGGGCAGCTTTCACGATATCCTTACCGTAGATGACTGTGCAATTGTGGATAAAGATTATAATATGATCTTAAACTGTGTATTAAAGTTTGCATCTGATCATGGTCTGGACTACTATCATAAATTGTCCCATACGGGTTATTTAAGACATTTACTAGTACGAAAGGCTGTAAAAACCCAAGAAATTCTCATTAACCTGATCACAACCTCTCAATTAGAGGAAGTGCGGGAGTCTGGAGAGAATTATAATGATAAGGATAGTATATTCCAACCCCTGGTAGAACAGTTACGAAAGCTTCCTTTACAGGGAAATATAGTTGGAATATTGCATACCAACAATGATAGCCAGGCGGATGTAGTAAAGAGCGATTACATGGAAGTACTTTATGGCCGGGATTATATTTATGAAGAATTATTGGGATTAAAATTTAAGATATCCACCTTTTCCTTCTTTCAGACAAATTCTCTGGGAGCAGAGGTGTTGTACTCCAAGGTAAGAGAATATGTTGGCGAAACGAAGGATCGGACGATTTTCGATCTATACAGTGGAACAGGAACAATAGCCCAGCTATTGGCTCCGGTAGCGAAGAAGGTAACCGGTGTGGAGATAGTGGAGGAAGCGGTGGAAGCAGCAAGAGAGAACGCGTCTTTGAACGGATTATCCAACTGTGAGTTTATTGCAGGAGATGTGCTAAAGGTGATTGATTCACTGAAAGATAAGCCGGATATTATTGTCCTTGATCCCCCGAGGGATGGAATACATCCAAAAGCACTGGACAAGATCATTGATTTTTCAGTGAAAAGGATAGTTTATATCTCTTGTAAGCCAACCTCACTAGCCCGGGATTTGGATGTATTCCTGGCGAAGGGATATGAGGTGGAAAAGGTGTGTGCAGTGGATATGTTCCCGGGAACGGTACATGTGGAGACGGTCTGCTTGCTATCGAAGAAAGCTTGA